The Mytilus galloprovincialis chromosome 4, xbMytGall1.hap1.1, whole genome shotgun sequence genome contains a region encoding:
- the LOC143073401 gene encoding uncharacterized protein LOC143073401, protein MDLFSLLRNNLPPSKKMINAITSKDASLIEDILRSGFNVNSRVYEQGGETALHIAVSKDNYSKPVIEKLIEYKADPSVTNDFGVTSLHRAATNDDADIAFLLQHDKSSTSINDFWVSFTRDFTHWLQHHTVSPKTLMILLIATPNFAKYPENIRKTMFTTVLNKQTPFYNCLKVMAVIDKTLRNQQIAQIPDDDERKEFLEWLDNFKRKVPTLQHCSRMALRQALDNKWNVIYGTERLYLPKSLKQFVKFNDITSVGLSI, encoded by the coding sequence ATGGATTTATTTAGTTTGCTGAGGAATAATTTACCACCATCCAAAAAGATGATaaatgcaataacctcaaaagaTGCTTCATTAATAGAGGACATATTGAGGTCTGGATTTAATGTGAATTCTAGAGTATATGAACAAGGAGGAGAAACTGCTTTACATATAGCTGTATCTAAGGATAACTATAGCAAACCTGTTATTGAAAAACTTATAGAATACAAAGCAGATCCTTCTGTAACAAATGATTTTGGTGTCACCTCTTTACACAGGGCAGCTACAAATGATGATGCAGATATTGCATTCTTATTACAACATGACAAAAGTTCCACGTCTATAAATGACTTCTGGGTCTCTTTCACAAGGGATTTTACTCACTGGTTGCAGCATCATACTGTATCTCCAAAAACATTAATGATTCTACTTATAGCCACCCCAAACTTTGCTAAATATCCagaaaatattagaaaaactatgttcACCACCGTTTTAAATAAACAGACTCCATTTTATAACTGTTTGAAAGTTATGGCTGTGATAGATAAAACCTTGAGAAACCAGCAGATTGCACAAATTCCTGATGATGACGAAAGGAAAGAATTTCTGGAATGGTTAGACAATTTTAAACGTAAAGTACCAACTCTTCAGCATTGCAGTCGGATGGCTTTAAGACAAGCACTTGATAACAAATGGAATGTGATATATGGAACTGAGAGGTTATATTTACCAAAATCTCTAAAACAGTTTGTTAAATTCAATGATATAACCAGTGTTGGCTTATCAATTTAA